The following are encoded in a window of Telmatobacter sp. DSM 110680 genomic DNA:
- a CDS encoding TonB-dependent receptor translates to MRILGRFFYLYMLLAAVSVWGQATSGSIVVNVRDPRGALVPQASVEVTSQETGLVERTETDSTGSCQVTDLPPGHYVVSVRQQGFSLFTTRSFELQIDQKLRVDIALRLGQATETVVASDVAPLLQTESAETGQIITGSDISNMPLLGRDFTDLMLLVPGVVHGEGGNNVNLSVNGQREFGNSIQLNGVEVTGNRNNDTSLRPSVDAMKEFKVVTSDYAPEFGRASGGAILLETKGGSNQLHGTAYEFFRPSNTAASAYTFSKSDVNHASQLEQHNFGATVGGRLRKDRDFFFFSYEGSRLRNAEIYETTVPALDQVSFLADGSADLSRLTDPYTGNQIPIFDPYFYQANYYAQQYPGNIIPASAISPGGKTILTEMFPHPNNSNRFFNNYTATQKIQNHGNTGNLRFDEDLSPSDRLALTYDIVQYESSTGDPYAGSGTLPNAGGADSGDHYWFENQSVGLSWARTLNANLLNELRAAYLITPLVEHSLVDGTRLADKVGIGNANLAGFPDTWGFPQIQFETGAITGGSTWKPLSFRDENLELADAISWNRNRHSLKFGYEYRHLNSHPNFSLFPTPYEYFGGAYAAMTSDPTYAFYQSDAYYGNGGSEIADLLLGLPYVVMQGLQLTNPHTTSNEHTFYLQDSWQITSRLT, encoded by the coding sequence GTGCGCATTCTGGGCCGATTCTTCTACCTATACATGCTACTGGCTGCCGTCTCCGTTTGGGGCCAGGCTACGTCGGGCTCGATTGTTGTTAACGTAAGGGATCCGCGGGGAGCCCTGGTTCCACAAGCCAGTGTCGAAGTGACATCTCAGGAGACAGGCCTTGTCGAAAGGACCGAGACCGATTCAACGGGTAGCTGCCAGGTAACCGATCTGCCGCCTGGCCACTATGTCGTTAGCGTTCGTCAGCAAGGTTTCAGTCTTTTCACCACTCGGTCATTTGAATTGCAAATCGACCAGAAACTTCGAGTCGATATCGCTCTGCGGCTGGGCCAAGCGACTGAAACAGTTGTCGCCAGCGACGTGGCGCCACTGCTGCAGACGGAAAGCGCCGAAACCGGCCAAATCATTACCGGCTCCGATATTTCCAATATGCCGTTGCTCGGCCGGGACTTTACCGACTTGATGCTGCTGGTCCCCGGCGTAGTGCACGGAGAGGGCGGCAATAACGTCAACCTCTCGGTCAATGGTCAACGCGAATTCGGAAACTCTATCCAGCTGAATGGAGTGGAAGTGACTGGAAACCGGAACAACGACACCAGCCTTCGCCCCAGCGTAGATGCGATGAAGGAGTTCAAGGTCGTCACGTCAGATTACGCTCCTGAGTTTGGACGTGCCTCTGGCGGGGCTATTCTTCTCGAGACTAAAGGGGGCAGCAACCAGCTTCACGGTACCGCTTATGAGTTTTTCCGGCCGAGCAATACGGCGGCTAGTGCCTATACCTTTTCCAAATCCGACGTAAATCATGCCTCACAGCTCGAACAGCATAACTTCGGCGCGACCGTCGGAGGTCGACTGCGCAAGGACCGGGACTTTTTCTTCTTCAGCTACGAAGGCAGCCGGTTAAGGAATGCAGAGATTTACGAAACGACAGTACCCGCGCTCGATCAAGTGAGTTTCCTGGCTGACGGCAGCGCAGATCTTTCTCGTCTAACCGATCCGTACACCGGAAATCAGATTCCAATCTTCGATCCCTACTTCTACCAGGCCAACTACTACGCCCAGCAATATCCAGGAAATATCATTCCTGCGAGCGCAATAAGTCCTGGAGGCAAGACAATCCTCACCGAGATGTTTCCCCATCCCAACAACTCCAACAGATTCTTCAACAACTACACAGCGACGCAGAAAATTCAGAATCACGGTAACACCGGCAATTTGCGTTTTGACGAAGACCTATCACCGAGCGACCGGCTCGCGCTCACGTACGACATCGTGCAGTACGAGAGCAGTACCGGCGATCCTTATGCCGGATCGGGCACGCTACCTAACGCCGGCGGAGCCGATTCGGGCGACCACTACTGGTTCGAAAATCAGTCGGTCGGTCTTTCGTGGGCGCGTACACTCAACGCGAATCTGCTGAATGAACTCCGCGCTGCCTATCTGATTACACCATTGGTAGAACACAGTCTGGTGGACGGCACCCGACTGGCAGACAAAGTCGGAATCGGCAACGCCAACCTCGCGGGCTTTCCAGACACGTGGGGTTTCCCTCAAATTCAATTCGAGACGGGCGCCATCACAGGTGGCTCCACGTGGAAGCCGCTATCCTTCAGGGACGAGAATCTTGAACTGGCCGATGCGATTTCCTGGAATCGCAATCGGCACTCGCTAAAGTTCGGCTATGAGTATCGTCATCTGAATTCTCACCCGAACTTCTCACTCTTTCCTACGCCCTACGAGTATTTCGGCGGGGCATATGCCGCAATGACCAGCGATCCAACCTACGCGTTCTATCAAAGCGATGCCTACTACGGGAACGGGGGCAGCGAGATTGCCGATCTGCTGCTTGGTCTGCCTTACGTGGTAATGCAGGGTCTGCAACTGACCAATCCTCACACGACCAGCAACGAGCATACCTTCTATCTTCAGGATTCATGGCAGATTACCAGTCGTCTAACCTGA
- a CDS encoding RNA polymerase sigma factor — protein MEQAGTEVLQQETLEVYRELSGALSAYASRLTSDLALAQDAVQETFLRFFLVRMQGETIRNPSAWLHRVAHNYICETVRSSAVQACVSLDEDALAKTAVAPETGNVEWEQAFRNLLAPREFECLRLRSEGMDYIEIADAMSIRPGTVGALLNRVGKKMRLTLRRRGTS, from the coding sequence GTGGAACAGGCTGGCACGGAAGTGCTGCAGCAAGAGACGCTTGAAGTGTACCGGGAGCTCTCCGGCGCACTTTCCGCCTATGCGAGCCGCTTAACATCCGATCTGGCGTTGGCTCAGGACGCGGTTCAAGAGACCTTTCTGCGCTTCTTCCTTGTGCGTATGCAAGGCGAGACCATCCGAAACCCTTCGGCATGGTTGCATCGGGTGGCGCACAATTACATCTGTGAGACGGTGCGATCCTCGGCGGTACAGGCCTGCGTTTCTTTAGATGAGGACGCGCTCGCAAAAACGGCTGTTGCGCCGGAGACGGGGAATGTTGAGTGGGAACAGGCGTTCAGGAACCTCTTAGCACCCCGGGAGTTCGAGTGTCTTCGATTACGATCCGAGGGTATGGATTATATTGAGATTGCAGATGCAATGTCGATTCGGCCGGGAACCGTGGGAGCTCTTCTAAATCGAGTTGGCAAGAAAATGCGTCTCACTCTTCGGCGAAGAGGGACTTCGTGA
- a CDS encoding pilus assembly protein TadG-related protein has product MKRKMHSRITKIVADDHGQILPWMVLMNVLIIGVAGLSIDLGRTYVCYRQLQASTDAAALAGAYALGQPSSSQSSVTSEIALYAATAHGANGSGNLPSPTISTTFSCVTDSAMVAASCDASNTGYNVVRVTQTATVPTLFIQVLSLAGINAAKSLTLTATSSATMASGQNDQVNVAMVVDATASMNTNDTDASCGNTRIYCALQGVRTMLGLLAPCTSSTAKSTATCVPYDQVSLFTFPTIQANTAKYDTDCSGTAPTIIPYTTPAKGATWSAPTGTAGTYQLTGYVSDWTASNQVGGSLSSSSSLVNGVGGPTGSCAGMDSVGGDGTYYAGAIYAAQASLVAAKAAAPGSRNVMIILSDGDASAASGKIQNPPGTNVGHNGNTYPSLDDQCHQAITAAQYASASGTTVYTIAYGASSSGCSTDTGSLAISPCNAMMQMSSGYVSASNAPSFYSDATASQNKGQCTSPSNPNLTLNGIFGNISAQLTKPRLIPNSVT; this is encoded by the coding sequence ATGAAGCGCAAAATGCATTCTCGGATCACAAAGATTGTCGCAGATGATCACGGACAGATCCTGCCGTGGATGGTTTTAATGAATGTGTTGATAATCGGCGTGGCCGGACTTTCGATCGATCTTGGCCGTACGTACGTTTGCTATAGACAGCTTCAGGCATCCACAGACGCTGCGGCTCTTGCGGGTGCCTACGCTTTGGGGCAGCCCTCATCGAGCCAATCTTCTGTCACGAGCGAAATTGCACTTTATGCAGCCACCGCCCACGGAGCGAATGGTTCAGGAAATCTGCCGAGCCCGACAATTTCCACAACTTTCAGCTGTGTGACAGATTCCGCCATGGTGGCAGCTTCATGCGACGCTTCCAATACGGGATACAACGTAGTTCGCGTGACGCAGACGGCCACCGTTCCAACCTTGTTCATTCAGGTTCTATCGTTGGCCGGCATCAATGCGGCAAAGTCACTCACGCTGACGGCGACATCGTCAGCGACGATGGCAAGCGGACAAAACGACCAGGTGAATGTTGCCATGGTCGTTGATGCCACCGCATCCATGAACACCAATGACACGGACGCAAGTTGCGGGAATACCCGAATCTACTGCGCACTTCAAGGAGTCCGCACGATGCTGGGCCTTCTCGCGCCCTGCACCTCTTCAACGGCGAAGTCCACGGCAACATGTGTTCCGTATGATCAGGTGAGTTTGTTTACATTTCCGACAATCCAGGCGAATACAGCGAAATATGACACCGATTGCAGTGGCACCGCACCAACCATCATTCCGTACACTACACCCGCCAAAGGAGCGACCTGGTCCGCTCCAACCGGAACGGCCGGAACCTATCAGCTCACCGGCTATGTGAGCGACTGGACTGCGTCGAACCAGGTGGGCGGATCGTTGAGTAGTTCTTCTTCACTTGTGAATGGTGTGGGAGGACCGACGGGATCCTGCGCAGGCATGGATTCAGTGGGTGGCGATGGAACCTACTACGCGGGAGCAATCTACGCCGCCCAGGCATCACTGGTGGCTGCCAAAGCAGCGGCTCCGGGTTCTCGCAACGTGATGATCATCCTGAGCGACGGCGATGCTAGTGCAGCGAGCGGGAAGATACAGAACCCCCCTGGTACCAACGTCGGGCACAATGGCAACACATATCCCTCACTCGATGATCAGTGTCATCAGGCGATAACTGCGGCTCAATACGCTTCAGCAAGCGGCACGACGGTGTATACGATCGCTTACGGCGCCTCGAGTTCGGGCTGCTCCACTGATACCGGCAGCCTCGCCATCTCGCCTTGTAATGCAATGATGCAGATGTCTTCAGGGTACGTGTCGGCCAGCAACGCGCCAAGCTTCTATTCAGACGCCACCGCGTCCCAGAACAAGGGTCAATGTACTTCGCCGAGCAACCCAAACCTCACGCTCAACGGGATCTTTGGCAACATCTCGGCACAGCTCACAAAACCGAGACTGATTCCCAATAGCGTCACTTAG
- a CDS encoding TadE family protein codes for MRDLSFEVPEAIFRPRITSCLQRLRRTGSKPSRIRRAVLRDQVGSALVEMAVVMPVMLMMLTGIFSFSVVLYQKLLLGESVSNAGRVMALERGDTDPCATTASAIYAAAPALAKSNLTLTFVIGGTNTSGTVSGGTTYGGTKGSAPTCTAAGNGGAAAMQSGWPAQIQATYPCTFFVYANNLGTCSISTTVTEVIQ; via the coding sequence ATGAGAGATCTAAGTTTCGAAGTCCCGGAGGCGATTTTCCGCCCCCGAATAACATCTTGCCTCCAACGCCTGCGCAGAACAGGATCAAAACCTTCCAGAATCCGACGCGCAGTCCTTCGTGACCAAGTTGGCAGCGCTCTTGTTGAAATGGCGGTGGTCATGCCAGTCATGCTGATGATGCTGACCGGTATCTTCTCGTTCTCTGTGGTCCTGTATCAGAAACTCCTGCTGGGCGAATCAGTCAGTAACGCCGGCCGCGTGATGGCGCTGGAGCGTGGGGATACTGACCCATGCGCGACAACAGCAAGTGCGATCTATGCGGCCGCGCCGGCCCTGGCGAAGTCCAATTTGACTCTCACATTTGTCATTGGCGGCACCAACACCAGCGGCACGGTTTCCGGCGGTACGACTTACGGAGGAACCAAAGGCAGCGCGCCCACTTGCACCGCCGCAGGCAATGGCGGAGCTGCTGCAATGCAGTCGGGCTGGCCGGCGCAGATTCAGGCGACATATCCGTGCACCTTCTTTGTCTATGCCAACAACCTCGGTACCTGCTCCATCTCAACGACGGTGACGGAGGTGATTCAATGA